The following proteins are encoded in a genomic region of Dasypus novemcinctus isolate mDasNov1 chromosome 3, mDasNov1.1.hap2, whole genome shotgun sequence:
- the LOC111761930 gene encoding guanine nucleotide-binding protein subunit beta-5-like has product MAAKKKSVAMHTNYLSACSFTNSDMQILTASGDGTCTLWDVESGQLLQSFHGHAADVLCLDLAPSETGNTFVSGGCDKKAMVWDMRSGQCVQAFETHESDINSVRLHLGNP; this is encoded by the exons atggctgCCAAAAAGAAGTCCGTTGCTATGCATACCAACTACCTGTCGGCCTGCAGCTTCACCAACTCTGACATGCAG ATCCTGACGGCAAGTGGCGATGGGACGTGCACCCTGTGGGACGTGGAGAGTGGGCAGCTGCTGCAGAGCTTCCATGGGCATGCGGCTGATGTCCTCTGCCTGGACCTGGCTCCGTCAGAAACCGGAAACACCTTCGTGTCTGGG GGATGTGACAAGAAAGCCATGGTGTGGGACATGCGCTCTGGCCAGTGCGTGCAGGCCTTTGAAACACACGAGTCTGACATCAATAGTGTCCG GCTTCACCTGGGTAACCCTTAG